TCCAGATTTACCTTTCTTTTTCTGCCTATTCCCCCAACCTGGATGGTTATAAGAGAGCGATAACCTTTTTCTACCAGCATTCGAATTGGAAGATTATCATAAATTCCACCGTCAAGATAAATCTTTTCACCAATTTTTGCTGAACGAAAAAGTGGGTAATTGGCACTTGCAAAAAGATAATCGGCAACCTGACCTTGAGGAATATCTTCTACAAATAATTCTAATGCCTTTCGGTCAGTAAATGATACAGTAACCATTCCAAAATCTATATCTGATTTTCGCAGTTTATCTTCATCCACATATTCTTTAATTAATTGCTTTAAAGGTGTAACATCGATACCGCGTTCAGTAATTATCTCACCAATCATTTTTATATAATATGATAAATCTTCCGGTTTGATTTCTAAATTAGTAAGTTGTTTTAATTTTTTTTCATCAACCTTCATTATCTGAGATGGGTGGATATCATGCCATAATTTATACGCTTTCTCAACCTCATGCTGGGCAATCATTACTCCATTCAATGCCCCCACAGAGGTTCCTGTTACTGCAGATATCTGTATGCCCATTTCTTCCAATGCCTTATACGCACCTATTTCATAAGAGCCCTTTGCTCCTCCACCCTCTAACACCAGACCATATTTTTCTGACATAATGATTTTTTCTCCTGGTTATTATCAATAAAAATTATCTTCCCATAAATTTCCATATTTGCTGGAGTAAATATCATTTAATTTTTCTTCAGGTATGCGTTTTTCAGATTTCTTTTCATCCGGATAACCAATAGCAATCATACATAAAACTCTTAAATTATCAGGAATATCAAGTACTTTTTTGATGTATTTTTCAGAATTCAACCCACTTGAATCCTCTCTTCTTCTAATCTGTACCCAGCAGCTTCCCAAGCCTAAGCTCCGGGCAGTTAGTATCATAATAGTAGAAGCAATAGAACAATCCTCTACCCAGACATCTGACTGCTCCGTGTCTCCCATGACTACCAATACCAGTGGTGCATTTCCCACAAATTTGGAACCATGGTCTTTGGCCCTTGAAAGTTCGGACAATAATCCTTTCTCTTTAACAATTAAAAATTTCCAGGGATTATTGTTCTTTGAAGACGGTGACAATAAGGCAGCTTGCATAATCTTCTGAATTTTTTCATTTTCTACTTCTATGTTTTTAAAAGTCCTGATACTTCTTCTTTTTTTTAATAAATCTAACATATATTGGACTCCTTTAAATTATTTTGGTAAAATCTTTCATAATTTTAATCTGTATCCTGGTCTTATCTATAATTTTTCTGATAAAACAATTTTAACAAAAATAATAGCTTTATGCTATAAGGAAAAAGAATGTGTTATTTTTTAATACCTTGCTCAGCTTTTCCCTTGTCTAAAGAGATAGTCTGCATTACAATATAAAAAGTGATCAAAAAATTTCAGAAGAGGTATGAAGTTGATTATTGATAAATTGGTAAAAATATATTTTTCTCCTACAGATTCTACAAAAAATGTTATCAGCACAGTAGCAAAAAGCTGGGGAGTCAATGAACAAAGAAATATAGACTTACGCTCTTTAGGGGAACGTCATAATTTTAGACTTAACCTTCAATCTGAGGAAGCCATAATTTTAGGTATTCCGGTTTATGAAGAGAGGATTCCTGATTTATTATACCCGGCATTAAGTAAAATAAGAGGAAATGGAAACCCAATGGTTTTAATAGTTACTTATGGTAATATCAGCAGCGGGATTGCCTTAAAGCAGTTAAATAAGATGATGCGCAACCAGGGTTTTAAAATAGTTGCAGCAGCTTCATTTATAGGCGAACACTCTTTTTCATATAAAGAAATTAAAATAGCAGCCGGTAGACCGGATATCCAGGATTTAGAGATTGCAAAATCTTTTGGAAACCTGATAAGAGATAAAATAGAGTCTATTGAAAATATTGAAAATTTACCTGAACTTAATATCAAGGGAAAAATTTCATCAATGGGAAAGTTGCTTCCCCGACATAGTGAAATAACATTTGCTTATTCTCCCGTTGTTGATTCAGCTCTCTGCAAAAAATGTAAAAAATGTCTTGAAGTCTGCCCGGTCAATGCTATTGACCCTGATAACCTTAAAAGCAGAGATAAACTCTGTATTCGTTGTTTTGCCTGTGTAAAATTTTGTCCTAATAATGCAAGAAAGGTTATTTTTAAAAAACCAGTTTTAGTCAAGAATACACTGAAACAATTAAGTAAAAAAAGAAGAGAACCAGAGATATATATCTAAGATAAGTATTTACTGATAAAACTTTAGAAAAAAAAGAGTATGAAAAATATTTTTCTCATACTCTTTTTTAGTTGTATATATAATTCTATTTTTATTTAATCTAAACCTCTTTAAAAACTGCACCGGTACTGGCTGAAGTAACCAGATATGCATACCTTTTTAAATAATAAGTAGATGGTATGTTTCTTTCGGGTAGAGCCCATTTTTCTTCACGCTGTTTAAGCTCTTCTTCGGTCAATTTAACCGATAATTCTCTATTTGAAATATCTATTTTAATTATATCTCCATTTTGAATCATGCCTATAGGTCCTTTTTCTGCAGCCTCAGGTGATACATGTCCAATTGCTGCTCCCCTGGTCGCTCCAGAGAATCTTCCATCAGTAAGAAGGGCAACATCATTATCCAATCCCATACCACAAATAGCTGAAGTAGGAGCTAACATTTCACGCATTCCGGGACCACCCTTTGGTCCCTCAAAACGAATAACCACTACATCCCCTTTTTTAATTTCTCCATTGATAATAGCCTGATAGGCCTCTTCTTCTGAATTAAAGACCCGTGCAGAACCTTCAAAGGAATACATTTTTTTGCTGACTGCCGATACTTTAACAACAGCTCCATCCGGAGCTAAATTTCCATACAGTACAGCAATCCCGCTTTCGGTACTATAGGGATTATTAAATTTTCTTATAACATCAGTATTCTTTATCATCGCTGATAAAATGTTCTGCCCCATTGATTTGCCTGTTACAGTCTTCTCCTCTGTATTAATCAGGTGATTATCAGCTAACTCTTTTAAAATAGCCTGAATTCCTCCTGCAAAATATAAATCTGTAACATGTAAATTACTGGAGGGAGATATTTTAGTTAGAATTGGAATAATACGGCTTAATTTATCAAACTTCTTTAAATCTAACTTGATTCCTGCTTCATGGGCAATCGCCAGTAAATGCAAAACTGTATTTGTTGAGCCAGCCATAGCCAGATCAAGGGCAATGGCATTCTCAAAAGCCTTTTCAGTCATTATATCCCTTGGTTTAATTTGTTTTTCTACCAGATTCATAATAGCCTTTCCTGCCTTGTTGGCAAGCTGTTTTCTTGCGCCATACCCTATAGGGATTGTTCCATTGCCAGGTAAGGCTATTCCAAGGGCTTCTGCTAAACAATTCATTGAATTTGCAGTAAATAAGCCTGCACAACTTCCAGCTGAAGGACAGGCACATTGCTCAATTTCCTGTAAGTCTTCTTCAGAAATTTCTTTTTGATTATATTTTCCAACTGCCTCAAAAACTGTGTTTAGATCAGAGTCCTGACCATTGCATTTACCTGTTAACATTGGCCCGCCACTAACATAAATGGCAGGAATATTCAGACGTCCGGCAGCCATAAGCATTCCCGGGACAATCTTATCACAGTTTGCTACCATTACCAGGCCATCAAAGTGATGTGCCATAGCAACAGCTTCTATTGAATCTGCAATTAACTCTCTGCTTGCCAGGGGATATTTCATACCCTGGTGATTCATGGCTATACCATCACAAATGCCGATTGCAGGAAATTCCATCGGAGTACCTCCTGCTGCAGCAACGCCTATCTTTACCGCCTGAGTAATATCATTAAGCTGTATATGTCCGGGTATAATCTCATTAAAAGCATTGACTATACCAATATTTGGCTTCTCTAAATCTTCTTTATTGTACCCCATTGCATAAAATAATGAGCGATGAGGAGCACGACTTGGACCATTTGAAACAATATTACTTTCCTTTTCCATAATTCATATCCTTTCTTTATTAAAAAAATATATTTTGTATCATTTTATGGCTAATCACTAAACTATTATAAAATTAATGGAAGAAATAATGGCAAATAAGTAACTAACAATAAAACAAAAATCATTATCAAAATTAAAGGTAATGCCTGACGGCTGATTTTTTCAATGGAATATCCGGAAATACTACTGGCAATATATAAGTTAATTGCAACTGGTGGTGTTGACATACCAATAGCCAGGGCAATTGTCATAATTATTCCAAAATGGACAGGATCGACCCCGATTTTAGTCATCAATCCTAAAAATATCGGTGTTAATATAATAATAATTGATGCAGTCTCCATGAAAACACCTGCAAGTAAAAGAATAATATTAACAAATAATAAAATTATTAATCTGTTATCAGATATTGATAAAACTGCATTAGTTATAAGAGCAGGTATATTCCAATTAGCCAGCACCCAGCTAAAAACCTGCGCAGTACCAATTAAAAGCATTATTAAAGAAGAAGTAATAACTGATTTTATGAATATTCTAAAAATATCTTTTAAATTTTTATCCCGGTATATAAATACGGAGACAAATAAAGCCCAATCAACTGCAATCACAGCTGCCTCAGATGGTGTAAAATATCCTGAAAATATTCCGCCTAAGATGATAACCGGTGTCATAAGTCCCCAAATTGAAGACTTAAAACTATCCATCACCTCACTAAGTATTATTTTTTTTCCTTTGGGATAATTTTCTTGATTTGCTTTCCGTAAAGCCATAAACATCAGTGCAGCCGCCATCATAACCCCGGGAATAAAACCATTCAGAAATAACCGGGAAATTGACTCATTGGCAATTAATGCATACAGCACCATAGGGACAGATGGAGGAATAACAACCCCAATACCACCTGAACAGGCAATTAATGCAGCAGAGAATGCCGGATCATAATTTCGTTTTTTTAATTCGGGAATTAACGGTGTCCCAATAGCAGCAGTAGTTGCTCCACCAGAACCCGAAATAGCAGCAAAAAAGGCAGATGCAATAACACTGATAATCCATAAACCGCCTCTCATAAATCCAAAAATAGTTTCAGCAAAATTAACAATCAATTTTGACATTTTACCTTCTGCCATCAAATCACCAGCCAGTATAAAAAAAGGTACTGCGATTAATGGAAATGAATCCATTCCTGCAAACATCCTTTGTGGAACGAGAACTAAAGGCACATCGCCAATTGCCAAAACTATTATCGAAGACAGGGCAACTGAAATAGCAACGGGAATACCCATTAATATAAGTAAGATAAAAGAAAAAAATAATAAAATTGCAATCATGGACTTACCCTCCCTGATAAACCAATAACCTCTCCCCATAGCATTACCAGGCTATGAAAAAGCATAACTGAAAAACTTATTGGTATACATAGATAAACATAACGCATTGGTATTAATAAAGCCGGAGAGGTTTGAAATACCTGCATGTTAATTAACTGCAAACCATAAAATATTGCAATCATAAAAAATATTAGAGATACTAAATTTATAATAATTGCCATTGAACTCTTTGATTTTCCTTTAAATTTCTCAACTAAAAATGTAACAGCAATATGTGCTCCCTGCTTATATGCAACACTTGCGGCAAACAAACTACTCCAGACCAATAAATACCTGGATATTTCCTCTGTAAATGAAAGGGCGTTGAAAAATATTCTGAAAATAATTTGAATAGTAACCACTATGGTCATTATTATCAACATAATACCAGCTGATATCTTAATAAAACCATTCAAGATTTCACTGATTCTCTTAAACTCCAAATAAATCTTTTCCATCATAAATCCTTATATAAATAATCAACTATCTTGCAGTATTATTTGAATTCAAATAATACTGCAAGATGCTTTTTTGGTAAATATTAATAAATCTCAGTTACGGTATTCTGCCAGGGATTCCTGGATTTCTTCTAAAAGACTACCGAATTGAGAACCATATTTCTCGTATACTGGTTTTACCGCTTCCCTGAATGTGTCTAAATCCGGATTTTCTTCAACAATCATGCCTTTATCTTTAACAAACTGTAGTTGTTCAGCTTCATTGTTGTTATTATAGTCCCTTGCTGCCTGCGCCCCTAATTTTGCTGCTTCTTCAAAGATAGCCTGCTCCTCTTCTGTCAATGACTGCCATAGTTTATCACTTGTCATGATAGTTGCCGGGGCATATGTATGCCTGTCAATAGTCATATAGTCCTGTGATTCATATAGTTTAAATGAATATACAACAACAATCGGGTTTTCCTGTCCGTCAATAGTTCCCTGAGAAAGTGCAGTAAGACACTCTGTCCAGGCCATTGGTACTGCATTTGCCCCTAATGCCTTAAAGGTATCAACATATAAAGGGCTTTCCATTAAGCGAATTTTCAACCCTTTAATATCACTGGCTGTTTTAACCGGTCTTACGCTGTTGGTTAAATTTCTGAAACCACGCTCTGAAAAAGCTAAACCATGCATTCTGATATCACTCAGTCTGCCCAGTACATCCTGACCAATTTCACCATCTAAAATATGATAAGCTTCTTCAGGTGTTCCAAACAGGAATGGCATTTCAAAGACTGCCATTTCCGGCAAAAAATTAGCAATTGGACCGTTAGTAATTACCCCCATATCAATAGTTCCTAATTGCATACCTTCTAATAAAGTTCTCTCATCTCCCAATTCAGCATTAGGATGAATTTCAACAACTATAGCACTATCAGTCTTTTGTTCTACAACTTCTTTAAATTTTAGTGCAGATATGTGAAAAGCATCCTGCTCATTAACAACATGGGTTAATTTTACTACTCTTGCAGCTTCAGCAGCTAATCCTGAAAAAGAAATAACTGCAAATAGAATAATTATAAATAATACACTTATAAATCTCTTCATTTTATTTTTTCCTTTTCCTTTCTTGCAATTTTTGTTTTTTGTCTTTTGGATTTTATTAAAATAGTTTCTTTAATCAGTTCAATTAATTTAACCTCCTCTCTGTTTTATTGGTTATTAAAAATAAAAAGCCTTCATCCCAAAAGCTTCTAACTTTTAGGGACGAAGGCTAACCGTGGTACCACCCTAATTTAGCAAAAAATCACATATCTATTTGCCACTCTCATTATTAGTAATTAATACTTTTTCAAAATTATGCCTGTTATTGTAATATAAACACATGAAAAAACAAAAAAGTGATTTTCAGTATATTGTGCGCCAATTCTCACCTCTGTCTGGCTCTCTGTTAATAAAGATATACTTACTGCTTTTTTTGTAATTACACTATATGTAATTTTAAAATAATTTTTTCTATCTTACTATTATTTATTTTCGGTGTCAAACTAACATGCTACACTACATTTCAAAAAATAGCTTATAAATTATGATTAATCATTAATCAATTATAAGCCAGCCTGACGGATTCATTCGCCAGCGTGGGTTGAATAATCTCTTGCCAGCCCGTAGAATCCCAGGTATGTAGCTTAGAATGAGTTAGAAAATACTTTTGTGGAATTGGATGAGTTCCAATAACTACCTTTAAACCAAATTGCTGTTCAATAAATTTCTTAAAATGATTAATCCTCGGACAAGGCGGATAACCAACCACTAATCCGGTTGCCAGATGAATAACCTGTGCCCCATTTTTTTTCATTTCTTCCGGTGAATATTCTACATTTCCTCCGGGACAACCATCACAGGTAGTGTATCCAACCAGTTCAATTTCCTGGCCCTGGTAAATAGAAAACGCTCCTTCTCTATTACGCATAGCTCTTAAACACTTACCACCTGCGCAACGGTGATATCGATGACAAATTATAATACCTATTTTTATTGTGTTATCCATCTATTTAGCTATCCTCCTTTAAATATTGATTTGAAAAATTTATTCTGTAAAGATTTAAAAATCAATTGTTCTTAAATCCCTGTTTAAGATTTATATAAAAATTATTATAATAAGCCTATTTCTTTGTCATCGAAATCAGCAATTTTTTTATCATATGTTAAATAAATGAATTATAAAATATGCAGCCATAGCTATGGCAAGAAGTAACTTTACCACAATCGATGTAAGACTTCCCAGAAAAGTAGCAAATCCTGCTTTAAATGCCTGTGACTGGTCTTTCCCGGCAATCAATTCTCCTACAAAAGCACCAATTAATAGTCCAAAAATAATTCCAAAAGGAGGGAAAAACAGTAATCCTATAATCATTCCAACAGCTGCTCCCCATATGCCTGTTCTGGATGCACCATATTTTTTAGCTCCTAAAAAAGGTAAAATATAATCCAAAACAGAAACTGATACTGTCAGTAAACCAAAAATTATCAACATATCAATACTTATAGCTGTTTGGCCTCTGGATAAATATAAAAGGATTAATGCCAAATAATTCAGTACAACTCCCGGTAAAGCTGGAACAATTACTCCGATAATCCCAATTATGTTCAATATAAATCCAATTATAATCAATAGATAGGTTTCTCCTGTTTTAATATATAGTAAATAACAGTACTATATTATTCTCAATTAATTACTGACTCAGTTTTTACTGATTTCTGCTAATTCTTTCATAACTGCTTCACTAACTGCCTTTGTTGAGCTGTTGCCACCCATATCAACTGTTTTAATTGTACCCTTTTTTAACATATTCATTACAGCATTTTCAATAGTTAATGCTGTTTCATTCTCTCCCAACTCCTCCATCATCATAGCTCCGGCAATAATGGTCCCGATTGGATTTGCTACAAATTTATTCTTCAGATCAGGAGCAGAGCCATGGATTGGCTCAAACATGGAAACACCCTCAGGATTAATATTAGCCCCTGCTGCCATACCGATTCCACCCTGTATAGTTGACCCCAAATCAGTTATAATATCCCCAAACATATTTGGTGAAACAATTACCTTGAATCTTTCCGGTTGACTGACAAAAAACATGGTCATGGCATCAATAAGATAATAATCCGTTTCAATCATTGGATAATTTGCAGCTGTTTCTTTGAAGACATCTCTCCATAATTGATATATATCGGAAAGTACATTAACCTTATCAACCGTGGATACTTTGTGCAATTTTTTTCTTTCTGCGAAATCGAAGGCATATTTCATTATTCTTTCTGAGCCTTTTTTACTCAAGATTCCCAGTTGATATCCAAATTCCTCCGGCTCATTAAGGTGAAAATCAAGCTGGATATCCATATCAAATAATTCCCTGTGCAAATTATGCCTTTTTTGATACTGCCGGTTATTAAAACGTCCGCCGGTTCCAATATAGAAATCTTCTGTGTTCTCCCTTATAACGTAAAAATCAATATCCTCAGGACCTTTGTTTTTTAATGGGCTGGGAACACCCTGAAAAAGCTTAACCGGTCTTAGATTAATATACTGGTCAAAGAAAAACCTTATCTTTAATAGTATTTCCTTTTCCAGGATTCCGGGTTTAATTGCAGGGTCCCCTACTGCACCAAAATAAATGGCATCCATATCCTTAATCTCATCTAAAACACTATCCGGTAAAAGAATACCCGTTTTCAGATAATATTCTGCCCCAAAAGGATATTCATGCCATTTCATCTCAATACCATTAGATTGACAGGCAAAATCAACAATTCTTTTGCCTTCTTGTATGACTTCCGGTCCAATTCCATCACCGGGAATAAGTGCAATATTGTACATATTAACCTTGTTTTCTCCTTTTCATCTCAATTCTGGTGTATTTAACCAGGCCACCCGCTGATATTATCTCCTGAATAAACTCAGGCATAGAATTTATTTTAAACTCAATATTCTTACTGTTATTCCTAATAATACCATATTGAGGGGTAATTTCTAAATTATCACCCTCTTCTGATTTATCAACTACCTCAGCAGACTCAAAGATAGGTAAACCAATATTTATAGCATTTCGATAAAAAATTCGAGCAAATGATTTGGCAATAACACAGGAAATACCTGCTGTTTTTATAGCAAGAGGAGCGTGTTCCCTGGAACTTCCACATCCAAAATTTTCTCCGGCAACAATTACATCCCCGGGCTTCATCTTTTTTACAAAATTCTGGTCATAATCTTCCATACAATGTGCTGCCAACTCCCGGGCATCTGATGTGTTCAAGTATCGGGCAGGAATGATGACATCAGTATCAATATTATCTCCAAATTTCCATACACTGCCTTTTATAATCATAATTAAACTACCTCCTCAGGACTGGATATTTTTCCGGTAATAGCTGAAGCTGCTGCTACTGCCGGATTAGATAAATAGACTTCACTTTCCGGATGACCCATTCTACCTACAAAATTACGGTTGGTGGTCGAAATGGCTTTTTCTCCTTTTGCCAGAACACCCATATGACCTCCAAGACAAGGACCGCATGTAGGTGGACTGATTACTGCTCCTGCATTAATAAATATCTTTAATAATCCCTCTTCCATAGCATTTAAATAAATCTGCTGGGTGGCCGGAATGACAATTAGTCGGACATGAGAGTCAACTTTGTGATTTTTCAATATTTGGGCAGCAATTCTTAAATCCTCAATATGACCATTAGTACAGGAGCCTATTATCGATTGATCTATTCTAACTTCACCTACTTCACTGATAGGTCTTCCGTTTTCAGGTAAATGAGGAAAAGCTACTTGTGGCTCAATATTTGCTACATTGTATTCGATTACCTTCTCATATTGAGCATCATGGTCACTCTTTGTTAAGGAAATTTTTTTATCTGTTTTATTTTTCAGGTATTCCAGGGTAATATCATCTGCTTCGATTATGCCGCTTTTTCCGCCGGCTTCAATAGCCATATTACAGATAGTAAAACGGTTATCCATAGATAACCCTTTAATAGTCTCCCCACCAAACTCCATTACTCTGTAATTAGCTCCATTTACACCTATCTGCGATATAGTATATAAAACAAGGTCTTTTCCTCCAACCCATTTATTTAATTTTCCATTATAAATAAACTTAATTGTCTCAGGTACTTTAAGCCATATCTCACCGGTAGCCAATACAGCACCCAAATCAGTGCTGCCTACCCCGACTGCTAAAGCTCCTAATGCACCGGAGGTTGGTGTGTGAGAATCAGCACCAACAATTACCTGGCCGGGTAAGACTAATCCCTTTTCCGGAATAATGGCATGTTCGATTCCGCATTGTCCTATCTCGAAATAATG
The sequence above is drawn from the Atribacterota bacterium genome and encodes:
- a CDS encoding patatin-like phospholipase family protein, whose protein sequence is MSEKYGLVLEGGGAKGSYEIGAYKALEEMGIQISAVTGTSVGALNGVMIAQHEVEKAYKLWHDIHPSQIMKVDEKKLKQLTNLEIKPEDLSYYIKMIGEIITERGIDVTPLKQLIKEYVDEDKLRKSDIDFGMVTVSFTDRKALELFVEDIPQGQVADYLFASANYPLFRSAKIGEKIYLDGGIYDNLPIRMLVEKGYRSLITIQVGGIGRKRKVNLENHNVINIEPKESLGGPLNFDAERARINLKLGYYDAYRAIKHLSGQIYYIKLEQQENYFIDYFSNLDEEIIKKVARTLNLNSNIPHSRLLFEKVLPKLVELLKLPEDSDYGDIALSLAEKIAAELEVERFKIYTFDELIDCIVKKYSKEKREDSKKEGSLISKFGFLSLFSGDNVLKKLVQDLLDERLIKSLKEVQEQQEKG
- a CDS encoding nitroreductase family protein, giving the protein MLDLLKKRRSIRTFKNIEVENEKIQKIMQAALLSPSSKNNNPWKFLIVKEKGLLSELSRAKDHGSKFVGNAPLVLVVMGDTEQSDVWVEDCSIASTIMILTARSLGLGSCWVQIRRREDSSGLNSEKYIKKVLDIPDNLRVLCMIAIGYPDEKKSEKRIPEEKLNDIYSSKYGNLWEDNFY
- a CDS encoding EFR1 family ferrodoxin (N-terminal region resembles flavodoxins. C-terminal ferrodoxin region binds two 4Fe-4S clusters.); its protein translation is MIIDKLVKIYFSPTDSTKNVISTVAKSWGVNEQRNIDLRSLGERHNFRLNLQSEEAIILGIPVYEERIPDLLYPALSKIRGNGNPMVLIVTYGNISSGIALKQLNKMMRNQGFKIVAAASFIGEHSFSYKEIKIAAGRPDIQDLEIAKSFGNLIRDKIESIENIENLPELNIKGKISSMGKLLPRHSEITFAYSPVVDSALCKKCKKCLEVCPVNAIDPDNLKSRDKLCIRCFACVKFCPNNARKVIFKKPVLVKNTLKQLSKKRREPEIYI
- the ilvD gene encoding dihydroxy-acid dehydratase; translated protein: MEKESNIVSNGPSRAPHRSLFYAMGYNKEDLEKPNIGIVNAFNEIIPGHIQLNDITQAVKIGVAAAGGTPMEFPAIGICDGIAMNHQGMKYPLASRELIADSIEAVAMAHHFDGLVMVANCDKIVPGMLMAAGRLNIPAIYVSGGPMLTGKCNGQDSDLNTVFEAVGKYNQKEISEEDLQEIEQCACPSAGSCAGLFTANSMNCLAEALGIALPGNGTIPIGYGARKQLANKAGKAIMNLVEKQIKPRDIMTEKAFENAIALDLAMAGSTNTVLHLLAIAHEAGIKLDLKKFDKLSRIIPILTKISPSSNLHVTDLYFAGGIQAILKELADNHLINTEEKTVTGKSMGQNILSAMIKNTDVIRKFNNPYSTESGIAVLYGNLAPDGAVVKVSAVSKKMYSFEGSARVFNSEEEAYQAIINGEIKKGDVVVIRFEGPKGGPGMREMLAPTSAICGMGLDNDVALLTDGRFSGATRGAAIGHVSPEAAEKGPIGMIQNGDIIKIDISNRELSVKLTEEELKQREEKWALPERNIPSTYYLKRYAYLVTSASTGAVFKEV
- a CDS encoding TRAP transporter large permease, which translates into the protein MAILLFFSFILLILMGIPVAISVALSSIIVLAIGDVPLVLVPQRMFAGMDSFPLIAVPFFILAGDLMAEGKMSKLIVNFAETIFGFMRGGLWIISVIASAFFAAISGSGGATTAAIGTPLIPELKKRNYDPAFSAALIACSGGIGVVIPPSVPMVLYALIANESISRLFLNGFIPGVMMAAALMFMALRKANQENYPKGKKIILSEVMDSFKSSIWGLMTPVIILGGIFSGYFTPSEAAVIAVDWALFVSVFIYRDKNLKDIFRIFIKSVITSSLIMLLIGTAQVFSWVLANWNIPALITNAVLSISDNRLIILLFVNIILLLAGVFMETASIIIILTPIFLGLMTKIGVDPVHFGIIMTIALAIGMSTPPVAINLYIASSISGYSIEKISRQALPLILIMIFVLLLVTYLPLFLPLIL
- a CDS encoding TRAP transporter small permease, yielding MMEKIYLEFKRISEILNGFIKISAGIMLIIMTIVVTIQIIFRIFFNALSFTEEISRYLLVWSSLFAASVAYKQGAHIAVTFLVEKFKGKSKSSMAIIINLVSLIFFMIAIFYGLQLINMQVFQTSPALLIPMRYVYLCIPISFSVMLFHSLVMLWGEVIGLSGRVSP
- a CDS encoding TRAP transporter substrate-binding protein codes for the protein MKRFISVLFIIILFAVISFSGLAAEAARVVKLTHVVNEQDAFHISALKFKEVVEQKTDSAIVVEIHPNAELGDERTLLEGMQLGTIDMGVITNGPIANFLPEMAVFEMPFLFGTPEEAYHILDGEIGQDVLGRLSDIRMHGLAFSERGFRNLTNSVRPVKTASDIKGLKIRLMESPLYVDTFKALGANAVPMAWTECLTALSQGTIDGQENPIVVVYSFKLYESQDYMTIDRHTYAPATIMTSDKLWQSLTEEEQAIFEEAAKLGAQAARDYNNNNEAEQLQFVKDKGMIVEENPDLDTFREAVKPVYEKYGSQFGSLLEEIQESLAEYRN
- a CDS encoding CGGC domain-containing protein — encoded protein: MDNTIKIGIIICHRYHRCAGGKCLRAMRNREGAFSIYQGQEIELVGYTTCDGCPGGNVEYSPEEMKKNGAQVIHLATGLVVGYPPCPRINHFKKFIEQQFGLKVVIGTHPIPQKYFLTHSKLHTWDSTGWQEIIQPTLANESVRLAYN
- a CDS encoding DUF456 domain-containing protein encodes the protein MIIIGFILNIIGIIGVIVPALPGVVLNYLALILLYLSRGQTAISIDMLIIFGLLTVSVSVLDYILPFLGAKKYGASRTGIWGAAVGMIIGLLFFPPFGIIFGLLIGAFVGELIAGKDQSQAFKAGFATFLGSLTSIVVKLLLAIAMAAYFIIHLFNI
- a CDS encoding isocitrate/isopropylmalate dehydrogenase family protein, giving the protein MYNIALIPGDGIGPEVIQEGKRIVDFACQSNGIEMKWHEYPFGAEYYLKTGILLPDSVLDEIKDMDAIYFGAVGDPAIKPGILEKEILLKIRFFFDQYINLRPVKLFQGVPSPLKNKGPEDIDFYVIRENTEDFYIGTGGRFNNRQYQKRHNLHRELFDMDIQLDFHLNEPEEFGYQLGILSKKGSERIMKYAFDFAERKKLHKVSTVDKVNVLSDIYQLWRDVFKETAANYPMIETDYYLIDAMTMFFVSQPERFKVIVSPNMFGDIITDLGSTIQGGIGMAAGANINPEGVSMFEPIHGSAPDLKNKFVANPIGTIIAGAMMMEELGENETALTIENAVMNMLKKGTIKTVDMGGNSSTKAVSEAVMKELAEISKN
- the leuD gene encoding 3-isopropylmalate dehydratase small subunit — protein: MIIKGSVWKFGDNIDTDVIIPARYLNTSDARELAAHCMEDYDQNFVKKMKPGDVIVAGENFGCGSSREHAPLAIKTAGISCVIAKSFARIFYRNAINIGLPIFESAEVVDKSEEGDNLEITPQYGIIRNNSKNIEFKINSMPEFIQEIISAGGLVKYTRIEMKRRKQG
- the leuC gene encoding 3-isopropylmalate dehydratase large subunit; protein product: MGKTITEKILQSHCKKEDIKIGDLIKAKVDFAFANDITGPLAIQVFREIGAKNVYDKDKVTFIPDHFTPNKDIKSAEQAKILREFSQEQALTHYFEIGQCGIEHAIIPEKGLVLPGQVIVGADSHTPTSGALGALAVGVGSTDLGAVLATGEIWLKVPETIKFIYNGKLNKWVGGKDLVLYTISQIGVNGANYRVMEFGGETIKGLSMDNRFTICNMAIEAGGKSGIIEADDITLEYLKNKTDKKISLTKSDHDAQYEKVIEYNVANIEPQVAFPHLPENGRPISEVGEVRIDQSIIGSCTNGHIEDLRIAAQILKNHKVDSHVRLIVIPATQQIYLNAMEEGLLKIFINAGAVISPPTCGPCLGGHMGVLAKGEKAISTTNRNFVGRMGHPESEVYLSNPAVAAASAITGKISSPEEVV